Proteins co-encoded in one Microcebus murinus isolate Inina chromosome 5, M.murinus_Inina_mat1.0, whole genome shotgun sequence genomic window:
- the TREML2 gene encoding trem-like transcript 2 protein: protein MPPATLLLLLLWLQGCVSGLPAESAYTKVKLLEGETLSVQCSYKGYKNRVEGKVWCKIRRKRCEPGFTRAWVKGPRYLLQDDAQVKVVNITMVALKSQDSGRYWCMRNTSGTLYPLMGIQLEVSPGSAAERSTPLTHLADVFKSGIVAAGQAPSSGPDVPSATGRTGFTPGILTLARLLPSSSPTSMPGYSFTGASLTTTGPRRTAGGQTATAPPRNAGASSVGSESISSESGHLGTRVPVTVMCHTSRSLDKFPSLRNQDFYPTVLVMGLTFLLVPVMLVAVYGFWKKRHVGSYSIHSDPARPWKDPPRRPEPPWKLAWSETT from the exons ATGCCCCCCGCgaccctgctgctgctgctgctatggCTACAGGGCTGCGTCTCAG GTCTCCCGGCAGAGAGCGCATACACCAAAGTAAAGCTCCTTGAAGGGGAGACGCTGTCTGTGCAGTGCTCCTACAAGGGCTACAAGAACCGCGTGGAGGGCAAGGTTTGGTGCAAGATCAGGAGGAAGCGGTGTGAGCCTGGGTTCACCCGGGCCTGGGTGAAGGGGCCTCGCTACCTGCTGCAGGATGATGCCCAGGTCAAGGTGGTCAACATCACCATGGTGGCCCTCAAGAGCCAGGACTCGGGCCGATACTGGTGCATGCGCAACACCTCCGGCACCCTCTACCCCCTGATGGGCATCCAGCTGGAAGTTTCTCCAG GCTCCGCAGCTGAGAGGAGCACCCCCCTCACACATCTGGCTGACGTCTTCAAGAGTGGAATCGTCGCAGCAGGCCAAGCCCCTTCCTCAGGCCCCGATGTGCCTTCCGCCACTGGCAGGACGGGCTTCACCCCTGGGATCCTCACCTTGGCCAGACTCTTACCCTCCTCCAGCCCAACCTCCATGCCAGGCTACAGCTTCACGGGTGCCAGCCTGACCACCACGGGGCCCAGGAGGACCGCGGGGGGCCAGACAGCGACTGCACCTCCCCGCAATGCCGGGGCCTCCTCTGTGGGCTCAGAATCCATCTCCTCCGAGTCTGGGCACCTTGGCACCAGAGTGCCAGTGACAGTGATGTGCCACACCAGCAGATCTCTCGACAAATTTCCCTCCCTCAG GAACCAGGATTTCTACCCCACTGTGCTGGTGATGGGCCTGACCTTCCTCCTGGTGCCCGTGATGCTGGTCGCGGTCTATGGGTTTTGGAAGAAGCGACACGTGGGAA GCTACAGCATTCACAGTGATCCTGCTAGACCCTGGAAGGACCCACCTAGACGACCAGAGCCTCCGTGGAAGCTTGCTTGGTCTGAGACCACTTAA